The Acanthochromis polyacanthus isolate Apoly-LR-REF ecotype Palm Island chromosome 2, KAUST_Apoly_ChrSc, whole genome shotgun sequence genome contains a region encoding:
- the sall1a gene encoding sal-like protein 1a isoform X2, with protein MNETANNTDQTECSDLLEPNTLEKDESMDVDVSGMSSGHEEEGSHTESGSPINTVSSHASRGTSGPAVGTSAISASLPQLSNLTELGNFSMINSNVIIENLQSTKVAVAQFSQEARSTGGPRVAVPALMEQLLALQQQQIHQLQLIEQIRHQILLLASQSPELQVPPASAPGTMGPAASPLTTLSSHLSQQLAAAAGLAQNLASQSASISSLKQLAAAAQLPQSNPSSSETSQNVTTLGPSTVNPQSSDKRPSHMSSLHSQLSNSSLAKSSTPAFGIGSLLSSAVNPLLPQPPPGNPMFSSSLPSVGTTVEDLNSLAALAQQRKGKPPNVTSFEQKSSSDDAFFKHKCRFCGKVFGSDSALQIHLRSHTGERPYKCNICGNRFSTRGNLKVHFQRHKEKYPHIQMNPYPVPEHLDNIPTSTGIPYGMSMPPEKPVTSWLDSKPVLPTLTSSVGMLLPPTMPSLPHFIKKEDHSIAITSPSVTAKSDSGSAEPLARSNDGVSEEGEGATLPTSNGKTEEGSHSSGFITNVSSASESATEYTTSNSPPMMTNPLMPLMSDQFKAKFPFGGILDPLQGSETSKLQQLVENIDRKVTDPNECVICHRVLSCQSALKMHYRTHTGERPFKCKICGRAFTTKGNLKTHYSVHRAMPPLRVQHSCPICQKKFTNAVVLQQHIRMHMGGQIPNTPLPESYPESMASDTGSFEERNFDDLDTFSDDNIEGMEEGPDSSVPDTPRSADASHDSLCNSPVPPEMASQEGQEKNGQENANNNEMEVLQASQMKATANGLAEGDCLTNDSSSLGGDVESQSAGSPAVSESTSSMQAPSPTSMHPQIRKSPSLEERHQRALSLDYSSASLLHSHPSNIGALDLTSVNPSKDPMGMIFPFRERSIIKNTSCDICGKTFACQSALDIHYRSHTKERPFICTACNRGFSTKGNLKQHMLTHQMRDLPSQLFEPSNTSLSSSPTPSLLSVGSLKPEVNGFLHGLHPENKDIPSGLVTSSASTSPVLSAAPPRRTPKQHFCNTCGKCFSSSSALQIHERTHTGEKPFACSICGRAFTTKGNLKVHMGTHMWNSAPARRGRRLSVDGPMAFLGTNPVKFPEIFQKDMASRVSNGDPASFWNQYAAAFSNGLAMKTNEISVIQNGGIPPMSGSVGNGGSSPIGGLTGSLDKLHSTEPNAALAGLEKMANTENGAHFRFTRFMEDNKEIVTN; from the exons TGGCGGTGGCCCAGTTCTCCCAAGAAGCCCGTTCCACGGGGGGCCCCAGGGTGGCAGTGCCAGCCCTGATGGAGCAGCTATTAGCCCTGCAACAGCAACAGATCCACCAGCTGCAACTTATCGAGCAGATTCGCCATCAGATACTGCTTCTGGCCTCCCAGTCCCCAGAACTGCAGGTACCCCCAGCTTCTGCTCCAGGCACAATGGGGCCTGCTGCCAGCCCACTGACCACACTCAGCTCACATCTCTCCCAACAGCTGGCTGCAGCCGCAGGCCTAGCACAGAACCTGGCCAGTCAGTCAGCCAGTATTAGCAGCCTAAAGCAGCTGGCTGCAGCAGCACAGCTACCTCAGTCCAACCCAAGCAGCAGTGAGACATCTCAGAACGTTACCACACTGGGGCCATCAACAGTCAATCCCCAGTCCTCTGACAAGAGGCCGAGTCACATGAGCAGCCTCCATTCTCAGCTAAGCAACTCCTCACTAGCTAAGTCATCAACGCCAGCATTTGGAATAGGTAGCTTGTTAAGCTCTGCAGTGAATCCCCTTCTACCTCAGCCCCCTCCTGGAAACCCCATGTTCTCCAGCTCTCTGCCCAGTGTTGGCACCACCGTAGAGGACCTCAACTCTTTAGCAGCTTTGGCTCAGCAGAGGAAAGGCAAGCCACCAAATGTCACTTCATTTGAGCAGAAGAGCAGCTCTGATGATGCTTTTTTCAAACATAAGTGCAGATTTTGTGGCAAGGTGTTTGGGAGTGACAGTGCCTTGCAAATTCACCTGCGCTCTCACACTGGCGAGAGACCATACAAGTGTAATATCTGTGGCAACCGCTTCTCCACCCGTGGTAACCTGAAGGTGCATTTCCAACGTCATAAAGAAAAATACCCACACATCCAGATGAACCCCTACCCTGTTCCTGAGCATTTAGACAACATACCAACAAGCACTGGCATTCCATACGGCATGTCTATGCCCCCTGAGAAGCCTGTCACTAGCTGGCTGGACAGCAAACCAGTTTTGCCCACTCTGACGTCCTCAGTCGGCATGCTGCTGCCACCAACCATGCCGAGCCTGCCACATTTCATCAAGAAGGAAGATCATTCAATAGCCATAACTAGCCCATCTGTTACAGCAAAGAGTGACTCAGGTTCTGCTGAGCCTTTAGCTAGAAGTAATGATGGAGTGTCTGAAGAGGGTGAAGGTGCAACTTTGCCTACCTCAAATGGAAAAACTGAAGAAGGCAGCCACTCCTCAGGCTTCATAACAAATGTGAGCTCTGCCTCAGAGAGCGCTACTGAGTACACAACATCTAACAGCCCTCCTATGATGACTAACCCGCTCATGCCTCTCATGTCTGATCAGTTCAAGGCTAAGTTCCCCTTTGGGGGTATTCTGGATCCTCTCCAGGGGTCCGAGACTtccaaactgcagcagcttgtGGAGAACATTGATAGGAAGGTGACAGACCCTAATGAATGTGTCATCTGCCACCGGGTGCTGAGCTGCCAAAGTGCTCTGAAAATGCACTATCGCACTCACACTGGGGAAAGGCCGTTCAAGTGTAAAATCTGTGGCAGGGCGTTTACCACCAAGGGAAATCTTAAGACCCACTACAGCGTCCATAGGGCCATGCCTCCTCTTAGAGTCCAACACTCCTGCCCTATTTGTCAGAAGAAGTTCACGAATGCTGTGGTTCTACAGCAACATATTCGTATGCACATGGGTGGGCAGATCCCAAACACCCCTTTGCCAGAGAGTTATCCAGAGTCCATGGCCTCTGACACCGGCTCATTTGAGGAGAGAAACTTTGACGATCTGGACACCTTCTCTGATGACAACATTGAAGGAATGGAAGAGGGCCCAGATAGCAGTGTGCCGGACACACCCAGATCAGCTGATGCTTCCCATGACAGTCTATGTAACTCCCCAGTTCCCCCTGAAATGGCTAGCCAGGAGGGGCAAGAGAAGAATGGCCAAGAGAATGCCAATAATAATGAAATGGAGGTGCTCCAAGCCAGCCAAATGAAGGCTACTGCAAATGGCTTAGCTGAGGGGGATTGCCTCACCAATGACTCCTCATCTCTGGGAGGGGATGTTGAAAGCCAAAGCGCCGGGAGTCCAGCTGTGTCAGAATCTACCTCCTCCATGCAGGCGCCATCCCCCACTAGCATGCATCCACAAATACGTAAATCCCCCAGCCTCGAAGAAAGGCACCAGAGGGCCTTATCCTTGGACTACAGCAGTGCAAGCCTCTTGCACTCTCACCCCTCGAACATCGGAGCGCTGGACCTGACATCTGTCAATCCTTCAAAAGACCCTATGGGCATGATTTTCCCCTTCCGTGAGCGTAGCATCATCAAGAACACATCCTGTGATATCTGTGGGAAGACCTTTGCTTGTCAGAGTGCCTTGGACATTCATTATCGAAGCCATACCAAAGAACGACCATTTATTTGCACGGCATGCAACAGGGGTTTCTCCACTAAGGGCAACCTCAAGCAGCACATGTTAACCCATCAAATGAGAGACCTGCCCTCCCAGCTCTTTGAGCCGTCAAATACCAGCCTGTCCTCCAGCCCAACAccttccctcctctctgttGGGTCTCTTAAACCAGAGGTCAACGGCTTCCTGCATGGCCTCCACCCAGAGAACAAGGACATTCCCTCTGGCTTGGTCACATCATCTGCCTCCACTTCCCCAGTGCTCTCCGCTGCTCCGCCACGAAGGACACCCAAGCAACACTTCTGCAACACCTGCGGGaaatgtttctcctcctccagcgCTCTGCAGATCCACGAGAGAACCCACACAGGGGAGAAGCCCTTTGCCTGCAGCATCTGTGGTCGAGCTTTCACCACCAAAGGAAACCTCAAG GTTCACATGGGCACACACATGTGGAATAGCGCTCCTGCCAGACGTGGCCGGAGGCTTTCCGTGGATGGCCCAATGGCCTTCCTGGGCACGAACCCAGTCAAGTTTCCTGAGATCTTCCAGAAGGACATGGCATCGAGGGTGAGCAACGGGGACCCAGCCAGTTTCTGGAACCAGTACGCTGCAGCCTTCTCCAACGGCCTGGCaatgaagacaaatgaaatCTCTGTCATCCAGAATGGAGGCATCCCACCCATGTCCGGCAGTGTGGGGAATGGGGGCAGCTCTCCTATAGGTGGCCTGACGGGCAGCCTGGACAAGCTACACAGCACGGAGCCCAATGCTGCTCTGGCTGGCCTGGAGAAAATGGCCAACACAGAGAACGGGGCTCACTTCCGGTTCACACGCTTCATGGAAGACAATAAAGAAATTGTCACCAATTAG